The Sylvia atricapilla isolate bSylAtr1 chromosome 30, bSylAtr1.pri, whole genome shotgun sequence region GTGGGGAGTGAAAAGCCCAGCACCAAAGGCTGAAAACCAAAGCAGCCAGAAAGACACCACCAAAAGATCTCATGAAACTAACCCAAAATAGCTTAagtggagcagggagaaaagtGCTGCACATcatctgcccagccctgcatccctgggaAATGGACCCTGCAATGCCCAGGGACCCTGCTGCACCACAGCACCAGTTCCTGTACCTTTCAGAATGGTCTCAAATGCTTCCTCAACATTGGTGGAGTCCAGTGCCGAGGTCTCAACAAACAGCAGCCCATTGTTGTCTGCAAGGAGAGGAGCCCCTTGAGATGATGCAGACCCCAGTGAGGACATGGCTCCAATCTGGAGCACCTTTAGAGATGTTCAGGTGCCTCCAGTGCAGGTCCATGCTTTTGGGGAGACTCTCAAGACCCTAGCCCTGTGGTGGGGTGCCAGCCTGTACCTGCAAACATTTTTGCCTCTTCCATGGGCACCTCTCGAGCCTGTGCGAGGTCAGTCTTGTTCCCCACCAGCATGACAACGATGCTGGCCTCAGCATGGTCATACAGCTCCTTCAGCCAGCGGTCCACAACATCGTATGTCTGGTGCTTGGTGATATCAAACACGACcagggcacccacagccccccgGTAATACCTATGACAGAACCCAATCATCATTCCATGCTCCAGATCCACCGCCCCCCATAGCATCTTCACCCATGGGGCTGAACCCAAGCCCCAGGAGAAGCACGGATTTCAGGCCTCCCATCCTTACGCTGAAGTGATGGCGCGGTACCGCTCCAGTCCAGCAGTGTCCCAGATCTGAGCCTTCACCACGGCGTCTCCCACCAGGATTGTGCGTGTGGAGAACTCCACGCCAATGGTGGTGCGGCTGTCATGGTTGAACTCATTGCGAGTAAAACGAGAGagcaggtttgtttttcccaCCCCAGACTCCCCGATCAGGACAActgtggaaggaaggagaaatcccACTGGACTGCCCCAGCTACCAGCACTGGTTGCATGGGCATCACTTGCTGTCCAATGACCCCAGACAGGTGGCAGAGGCTGG contains the following coding sequences:
- the RAB25 gene encoding ras-related protein Rab-25, coding for MGSPEEDYNFVFKVVLIGESGVGKTNLLSRFTRNEFNHDSRTTIGVEFSTRTILVGDAVVKAQIWDTAGLERYRAITSAYYRGAVGALVVFDITKHQTYDVVDRWLKELYDHAEASIVVMLVGNKTDLAQAREVPMEEAKMFADNNGLLFVETSALDSTNVEEAFETILKEIFYKVQKQKQRSSQSNTVSLASENPAGTAPAQAERRPCCVAL